GCCTACCCCATTCCTGATGAAGAAGTGTGAATCAATTCCTCCTCATTTCTCTCAAGTTGCGTCGGCAGATTGCCGAATCATTATTGTAACTTAGGCTGGGAGAGAGCTGTGAAGTGGTGGAAGTCCTCAGCAAAAGCCAAGCAAGAAGCCGTTCGTCTCGACTCCGACCGCCGACGAGAGCCTCGCATAGGAGGAACGTTTAAAGTACGATACTCCGGTTCCGAAGGAGCTGACATCATCATCGGCCACGGCACCATCACCGACCTGAGCCGATATGGATTCCGGATCCAAGGAAATCAACACGTAAAGGTCGGCATGGAGCTTGGCCTGTTCCTCGAACTGCCTGATCAGGAGAGTCCGCTCTGCATTCCCCAGGCCACCGTCTCTTGGGTAAACGGGCGATGGTTCGGTGTGGAGTTACGGGCCGACCGAAAAAAAGAGCCGGAATGGTTGGAGTACCTACTGGAATAGGGATACCGCGAAATAGGCATACGACCACGCCACACCAGGGAACAGAACATCCAAGAGATTTTTCGCGGCTTACTAAAACGCAGGTTGATCCGGCAGGCTGGCGAGGTAGACTGGGAACTCCCCGTTCTTCGCATCGGCAACATAGCGCCTCAGAGCTTCGCCGACCACCGGGAAAGCCATGGTCTCCCAAGGAATGGTGGAGTGTGAGAAGAGCCTGACATCCAAGCTTTCAGGTCCCGCCATGAAAGTTGGTGCCTTCATCCGTCCCCGAAACACGAGATAGACCTGTCCGATATGAGGTAGACTGAGCACGGCGTAGAGTCCGGTAATCGTGACATCAGCCTGCGCCTCCTCCATCGTCTCACGCACTGCCGCCTGTTCAGTACTTTCGCCCAACTCCATAAATCCCGCAGGGAACGTCCAGAGTCCAAGACGTGGCTCAATCGCACGACGGCAGAGGAGGACTTGGCCGTCCCATTCTGGAATACAGCCCGCGACAATCTTGGGGTTATGATAATGAATGCGCTCACACTGGCCACACACATGCCTCGGAAGATTGTCACCCACTGGAACTTTGTGTGTGACGGTCGCGCCACAATGACTACAATAGTTCATAGCCGATGGGTTCCCAGGCTGACCTACCAAGAACGAAATGTCGGCAACACAACTGCACTGGTAGGCATGGATAACACAATCGCTCAGGCTTTGCACGTCGGTACCGCACCTCCGTCACACCGACGGCTGCCCATTGTTCTAAAGGACAAACACCCCGCCTGGCGTAGATCTGAACCGATGCCATTCAGGCTCCTACTTAAGAAATACGGCAAAGAGATTAGCTTTCAACAAGTTATCGACGTGCAGTACTGCCATCCCCTTGACTTCTATACAGAGCAACCTATTAGGTTGTTATAATGCCATGAACGTTCAGCAAGGATGGTTACCTATGGATGAGAGTGTCTTATCGGTACTGCCGATACTCCCCGTCAAGCGCACGGTTTTGTTTCCAGGAATCATGATGCCGCTGACGATTGGTCGTGAACGATCCGTCGCCGCTGTCAATGCCGCGATGAAGACGGAGGAAAAGACGATCGTCGTCGTGGCGCAACGAGATCCCCAGACCGAAGAGCCCGGGTTGGCTGATCTGTACTCCATCGGGACAAAAGCCACCATCAAACAAATCGGTCAAGCCTCAGAGGGAACGATCCACGCCCTCGTTCAAGGCCTGGATCGCGTCGTCCTCTTAAAAGAGGAATCATCAGCTTCTTACTCCACCGTACGCGTTCGGACTCTTGAGCGTCCGTCGGACGAGGGAGCGGAGGTGCAAGCCCTTCACCGAGCCATTCAAGAACTTGTGTCCGAGTTGCCCAGACTGATCCAAGCTCCTGCCATTCAAGAAGTCGGGACGATATTGAGCAATGAAAATGACTCTGTCGCGCTGGCCTATCGTATCGCCTCTCTGGTGAATCTCAATGTAGTGGAGGAACAGCGTTTGCTTGAGTCTGCATCGACTCTCGACCTCCTACGCACTCTCTATGCCGCTCTGTCGAAAGAAATCCAAATCTTGCAACTTCGGGAAAAAATCACCCGAGATGCACAGACAAAAATCGGGAAAACCCAGCGCGAGTACGTCTTACGGGAACAATTGAAGGCCATCCAGGAGGAACTCGGTGAAGGCGAGAGTGATGAGAATGAAGTGGCTCGCCTCAAGCGCCAAATCGCGGAAGCGGATCTCCCTGACCATATCCGCAAAGAAGTCGAGCGAGAAGTCACCCGATTAGGCAAAGTACCACCAACCTCACCGGATCATCAGGTCCTTCGGACTTACCTTGAGCTGGTCCTCGAACTCCCCTGGAGAAAAGCTTCTGAGGAGCACCTCGATCTCGCTACGGTCCGTGAGGTGTTGGAGGAAGATCACTACGGCATCAAGGAAGTTAAGGAACGGATCGTCGAACATTTGGCGGTTTTGAAGCTCAACCCAAAGGCCAAGGCCCCGATTCTCTGTCTCGTCGGACCACCTGGTGTCGGCAAGACCAGCCTCGGTCAATCGATTGCCAGGGCCATGAGCCGAACCTTCGAGCGATTCAGTCTGGGCGGCGTCCATGACGAGGCTGAATTGCGAGGCCACCGCCGCACCTATGTCGGCTCGCTCCCCGGCCGTATCATTCAGGCTATCCGTCGGGCAGGGGTCAACAACCCTGTCTTGATGCTCGATGAGGTCGACAAGATGGGACGCGATTTCCGAGGCGACCCCGCAGCTGCGCTGCTCGAGGTTCTGGACCCAGCACAAAATCATACGTTCCGCGATCACTATTTGGATCTTCCCTTCGATCTCTCGAAGGTATTTTTCATCACCACGGCGAACACGCTCGATACCATCAGCCAACCCCTATTGGATCGGATGGAAGTGATTCGCCTTCAGGGGTATAGCGAGCGTGAGAAAGCCGAAATCGCTCGTCGTTATCTCTGGCCCAGGCGACTAACGGAAGCCGGCATTCAGGAAAGCCAGACGGTACTCACAGATGACGTGCTGAATCTTGTGATCTCGCGCTACACACGGGAAGCCGGCGTACGACAACTCGAACAGATGCTGGGACGGTTGACCAGAAAAGTCGCCTTAACCTTCGCTGATCTGCCGGACGGCCAGCATCGCCAACCCGTCGCTATACAGGCCGACATGCTTAGCGAGTGGTTGGGATCCGAGCGGTTTATGCCGGAAGAAGCAAGGAAACATTTGCCTCCCGGCGTCGCGACAGGTCTCGCCTGGACGCCGACCGGCGGCGATGTACTCTATATTGAAACCACCTTACTCCCTGGTGGCCACGAGTTGACCTTGACTGGGCAACTAGGCGACGTGATGCAGGAGTCGGCACGTGCGGCAAGAAGTTATCTCTGGTCGCACGCTGAAAGTATGGGATTGGATATCTCACGCTTCAAGCGAAACGGAGTCCACATCCATGTCCCATCTGGGGCTATTCCAAAAGACGGTCCGTCGGCTGGCATCACCATGGCCACCGCCTTGGCTTCCGCTTATGAGAACAGAGCCGTGCGAAGCGACACGGCGATGACAGGAGAAATTAGCCTGAGTGGACTCGTCTTACCCGTGGGTGGCATCAAGGAAAAAGTACTGGCGGCCCATCGCGCCGGAATCAAGCGGATCATTCTGCCGAAGGCCAATGAGAAAGATCTGAAAGATGTTCCGCAGGAAGTACGCGACGAACTGACCTTCATCCTGGCGGAACGGATTGAGGAAGTCTTGCCGGCAGCCTTCAATCTCGATTCCCACAATGCGCCGGCTGGCAGCGAACCCGTAGGCGCTGTCAGCACCACGGAAGACCGTTAAGAGTGGTAGAGAGTCTGATCAATCTGTGCGGTGTTGAAGAGCAACGCGTGCCGACGCGTATACACCGCGTGACCAAAGTAATGGTCACGCGGATTCGTTGAGCCGGTGCTGTCTTTGTAATCGACGAGCAGACAGCGGCCTTCGCTGGGAAACCGCACGGCCCGCCTCGCACATTCCAGCCACCGTTCAAATCCATCATAAGGCTCCACTATCTCCCATACCATTTTGTTCGCAGCCTTAGCTGGTTCCGTTATTGGCACAGCATCACTGCCGGCCACTGCTAACTCCTGAACATAATCCCCACCCCAGGCAATAGGCATCTCCATGGTAATTTGAGGCAGTTCCATCTTGGCCAACCAGCTTTTTCCGTCCGTCCGCAAATTTCGATGATTGACGATATGCAGGAGCTTCCCGATGCCGAACGGATCCCACCCATAGCGAACTGGTGTACCAAGAGTCACGATGTCGAGCACAACACCATTCAGGGGTGTCATTGTTGACGACAGAGATTCGATACACTGCACAGTGTCAGCGAGTCCAGACTGGTTCGTCTGTTCAGCATAACTGCTCAGGGTCTTGAACAGCTTAGGTCGCCCAGTGATGGGACTCGGGCAGAGCATATTTGAAGCCAGCGCCAGAACCAGTCCCGCTTGTCCATGCGCTTGGACAAGAATTCGATGCCCTTTTCCCAACCGTTGCTGTTTACAGAGATTATGGAGTTCTGCGAGCAGGGACACAGCGCCGAGAGCCCGCCCCAGATGGTGGTGTTCGCATGACCAGAGCAACCTGCGGCATGAGATGGGCTGAGACAGATTCTTGTTGATGGCGTTCTTGAATGATTGAACGTAGGCCTCCGTGAAGTTCCCCGCGTCACCGATCTGCTCATCCAGAAGGGTTTTCGTAGCATCATCGTTGACCAACGGTGGCTTGAGTCCTCTCGGCAGGAGGGGAATCCCGTTGCTTTCCTCGCGCATCGCCGCGAGTACGGCATCGACCCCCGACACACCTCGTGAATAGCCCCGTTTCAATCCACCCGCCTCATCCAACCGCTGCATGCCAAAAAGATCGGTCCCATGGATCGAGCCATGGAGAAAAACCACGCTTGC
The Candidatus Nitrospira nitrosa DNA segment above includes these coding regions:
- the lon gene encoding endopeptidase La — its product is MDESVLSVLPILPVKRTVLFPGIMMPLTIGRERSVAAVNAAMKTEEKTIVVVAQRDPQTEEPGLADLYSIGTKATIKQIGQASEGTIHALVQGLDRVVLLKEESSASYSTVRVRTLERPSDEGAEVQALHRAIQELVSELPRLIQAPAIQEVGTILSNENDSVALAYRIASLVNLNVVEEQRLLESASTLDLLRTLYAALSKEIQILQLREKITRDAQTKIGKTQREYVLREQLKAIQEELGEGESDENEVARLKRQIAEADLPDHIRKEVEREVTRLGKVPPTSPDHQVLRTYLELVLELPWRKASEEHLDLATVREVLEEDHYGIKEVKERIVEHLAVLKLNPKAKAPILCLVGPPGVGKTSLGQSIARAMSRTFERFSLGGVHDEAELRGHRRTYVGSLPGRIIQAIRRAGVNNPVLMLDEVDKMGRDFRGDPAAALLEVLDPAQNHTFRDHYLDLPFDLSKVFFITTANTLDTISQPLLDRMEVIRLQGYSEREKAEIARRYLWPRRLTEAGIQESQTVLTDDVLNLVISRYTREAGVRQLEQMLGRLTRKVALTFADLPDGQHRQPVAIQADMLSEWLGSERFMPEEARKHLPPGVATGLAWTPTGGDVLYIETTLLPGGHELTLTGQLGDVMQESARAARSYLWSHAESMGLDISRFKRNGVHIHVPSGAIPKDGPSAGITMATALASAYENRAVRSDTAMTGEISLSGLVLPVGGIKEKVLAAHRAGIKRIILPKANEKDLKDVPQEVRDELTFILAERIEEVLPAAFNLDSHNAPAGSEPVGAVSTTEDR
- a CDS encoding NUDIX hydrolase translates to MNYCSHCGATVTHKVPVGDNLPRHVCGQCERIHYHNPKIVAGCIPEWDGQVLLCRRAIEPRLGLWTFPAGFMELGESTEQAAVRETMEEAQADVTITGLYAVLSLPHIGQVYLVFRGRMKAPTFMAGPESLDVRLFSHSTIPWETMAFPVVGEALRRYVADAKNGEFPVYLASLPDQPAF
- a CDS encoding PilZ domain-containing protein encodes the protein MKWWKSSAKAKQEAVRLDSDRRREPRIGGTFKVRYSGSEGADIIIGHGTITDLSRYGFRIQGNQHVKVGMELGLFLELPDQESPLCIPQATVSWVNGRWFGVELRADRKKEPEWLEYLLE